Proteins from one Staphylococcus saprophyticus subsp. saprophyticus ATCC 15305 = NCTC 7292 genomic window:
- a CDS encoding MarR family winged helix-turn-helix transcriptional regulator, which yields MENVDKTIEEAITKFQIVMLHLNKEIVEIVKETGLSNLLSREQIDAMRIIKNEGKVTINELAGLQNIFKTAASKRIAKLEEMGYVQRAYSDNKRIKLIMLSDEGETFLQRATAVMTEAVKDRLGNKFTAEEVHHFVEQLTHIVNAFKAHK from the coding sequence AATTTCAGATAGTTATGTTGCATTTAAATAAAGAGATAGTTGAAATTGTTAAAGAGACAGGTTTAAGTAATTTACTTTCAAGAGAACAAATTGATGCGATGAGAATTATAAAAAATGAAGGCAAAGTAACAATTAATGAATTAGCGGGTTTACAAAATATTTTTAAAACTGCTGCTTCTAAACGCATCGCAAAATTAGAAGAAATGGGCTATGTACAACGCGCTTATTCAGATAATAAACGTATTAAACTGATTATGTTAAGTGACGAAGGTGAAACATTTTTACAGAGAGCGACTGCAGTGATGACCGAAGCAGTAAAAGATCGACTAGGTAATAAATTTACTGCCGAAGAAGTACATCATTTCGTTGAGCAACTTACACATATCGTTAATGCGTTTAAAGCACATAAGTAG